The following nucleotide sequence is from Anaerococcus sp. Marseille-Q7828.
AGACCCAGACCTTCGTTACAGACAAAGATATCTTGATCTTATAGTAAACCCAGAAGTAAAGGAAGTTTTTGTTCTAAGAAGCAAAATTATTTCTGAAATCAGAAAATTCTTGGATAATAGAGGATTTTTGGAAGTTGAAACACCTATATTAAACACTATAGCAGGTGGAGCTACAGCTCGTCCATTTATCACCCACCACAACACCCTAGATATAGATATGTATCTAAGAATTGCAAACGAACTATACCTAAAAAGACTAATCGTTGGTGGTTTTGACAAGGTATATGAAATGGGCAGAATGTTCAGAAACGAAGGAATGGACGCAACTCATAACCCAGAATACACAGCTATGGAATTGTACCAAGCCTATGGTGATTATGACGACATGATGGAAATCACTGAACATTTGATTGAAACTGTTGCTACAAATGTACTTGGTAAAACAAGCATAGAATATGATGGCAATGAGATCGAATTAAAGGCACCATGGAGAAGACTTCCAATGATTGATGCCATCAAAGAAGAAACAGGCATTGACTTTAACGAAATCACAAGCTATGAAGATGCGGTTGCTATAGCTAAAGAGAAAAATGTTGAAGTTAAAGAAAGCCGTGGCGAAATCATCGCAGAATTCTTTGAAGAATTTGTAGAAGAAAAACTTATCCAACCGACATTTATCATAGATTATCCAGTGGAAATATCACCACTTGCAAAAAGAAAGAATGACGACAAATCATTAACATATAGGTTCGAAGCCTTCATCAACGGAAAAGAAGTAGCAAATGCCTTCTCAGAACTTAACGATGCAGCTGACCAAAGAGAAAGATTTGAAGCTCAAGTTGCAAAACGTGAAAAAGGTGACGATGAAGCTCAAATGATGGATTATGACTTTGTAAATGCTCTAGAAGTAGGACTTCCTCCAACAGGTGGTCTAGGTATAGGTATAGATAGGGTTATAATGCTTCTAACAGGTCAACATTCAATCCGTGACGTATTGCTATTCCCAACAATGAAACCAACAGGTAAAAACGCTGTTGAAAACAAAGAAGCAAGTGTTCAAACTATTGATCACGAAGAAGAAGTTATAGATTTTACAGGTGTTAAAACAGAAGAATTCTATGATGACATAGATTTTGATAATTTTGCTGCTTGCGACTTTAGAGTAGTTAAAGTTAAAAATTGTGAAGAAGTACCAAAATCTAAGAAACTATTAAAATTCACCCTAGATGATGGTAGTGGAGAAGATAGAATTATCCTATCTGGTATCAAACAATACTACAAGCCAGAAGAATTAATAGGTAAAAATCTAGTAGCTATAGTGAATCTTCCACCAAGAGCTATGATGGGAGAAGAATCAAATGGTATGATTCTATCAGCAATACATGAGCAAAATGGCGAAGAAGGTCTAAATGTTCTAATGGTAAGCAATAGAATACCAGCAGGAGCAAAAATAGAATAAGCAGATTAACTTCCTAATCCCAAAAGATTAGGAAGTTTTTTGATGGATTTTATTATCAATTTCCTTGTTAAATTATTATATATACATTTTTGCAAAAAAATCTATAAATCAAAGAAGCTGGGGTATAATTTCCTTAAAGGAGTTATTATGGCAGATATTTCAAATTACAAGGACACAAGTGTAGCGAAAAAATTTATCAAAAATTATAATCTTGCAACATTATTTTTATCAATAGGAATGTTATTAGTTATTATATCATTTATCCCCTTGCTTATTATTGAAAGTCAACAAGCAGAGAACAAATACATACCGACTATAATTATAGCAGCTCTTGGCTTATTGATGATAGTAGTAAGTAATTATAAAATAAGCTCACTTAAGCAAGCAAATAAGACAAAATACACTGTTGCAGCTTATGACTATGTGGATGATAGGTCTATAGAAGTTAAAAAGATTTTCAGACGTGATTTGATCATAGGAATTTTGATAATTATATTAAGCATAAGTTTTTATTTCTTATTGAAAACCAATACTATTATCCAAGAAGATTATATAAAATACTTTAATTCTTTTCTCATATTGTTATTTGCTATAGGAGTTTTTCTCATAGCTAATAGCAAGGGAAAACGCGATGCTTTGAAGTATATAAAAGAAAACATCTAGTTTTATTCTAGGTGTTTTTTAATTTCTTTTGAAAATATCTCTGGTATAACTTTATCTATGACATCGTCTAGACAATTATCATACCTGTTTCCAATAATTGCTTGAATCATTTTTTTGAATTTATTAAGCTTATTAATAACTTCAGATCCAAAGAAAGTTTCTCCGTCTTTTAGTTATTTTAGAATACAAATTTAATTTATTTTATCAAATTATATACTTATAAAGAGTTCTAAGCTCATGAATTTACATATGATTAATTCTTGTTTAGAAAAAGTTATATGATATTTTTTAATAAATGTTTTGATAAAAATCTATACTAGATAAGTAGAAATTATAATTTATATCATTATTTTGAAATAATTAAAACAGATTAAAGTATATTTATCAATTTATAAGAATTATTATAAACAAATGATAAAAATATTTCTTTTTACTTTATTGACAAATAACATTATTGATGCTAACCTATTCATTGGACGGTTTGTAAGCTTGATTTTAACAGATTAAAGTAACAAATCGGTTTTAAGAAAAGGTTTGTTCATTTGCCTTTTCGATTTATTACATAAGGAGGTAAAAATGAAAAAGAAAAGTATTCTTACTGATATGAGACTACATATTATTATTTTACTTGTAGTTATTGCAGCAGAAGCTATTGGAATTATTCCATTTGATCTTGGAATTGTTAAATTTAAGCTTCTACCAATGATCTACGCACTTATTATTGGAATTATTGTAGCTCGTAGACTAAGTAAAAGTTCTATTTCAGAACGTGATATGGCAAGAGCTGGTGAATATGTCAGCATTTCTTGTTTGTTCTTGATTGCTTTTATGGCAACAGCTATTGGACCAAATATTTCTACTGTTATTAAGGCAGGACCTGCTTTAATCTTACAAGAATTTGGTAACCTTGGTACAATTTTTATTTCTATTCCAATTGCAGTTTTTGTATTTAAAATGGATAGAACAGCTATTGGTTCTGGTTTTTCTATTTCTAGAGAAGAAGGACTTGGAATTGTTGCAAATTTATATGGATTAGATTCTCCAGAAGGTCGTGGAGTTATGGGTTCATACATAACAGGAACACTTCTTGGAACAATTGCATTTTCTATAATTTCATCAATTTTTGTAAATATTCCATGGTTTAGTCCTGAATCATTATCTATGGCTGCAGGAACTGGATCTGCATCTATGATGAGTGGAGCTATAGCTCCAATTATCGAAGCTTTTCCAGAAAAAGAACAAGCATTAATGGGATATGGTGCTACAAGTCAAGTTTTATCAGCAGTTGATACAGTTTATGTTGCATTTTTCTTAGGAATTCCTATAGCAGAATGGCTATATAAAATTTGTAAAGGAAAAGAAAAATATGAAGCAGAAAAAGCTGCTCTTGCTCCAACTCGTCATATTGAAAAAAAGGATGAAAAAGAAGTAAATTTAGGCTTTGGAAAAACTCTTTCAAAATATTTAGGAGTTTTATGTATAACAGCAGTAATTTCTATAGCTGGTCTTTATATTTCAAGTATTAGAATGGGATCAGATTCAACCATTGCAGATGTTTTAGTTGGAATGCTTTGGTTATTTGGTATTACTGTATTTGGTTTAATTTTGGATCTTTTACTTCAAAAAGTTCACATAAATTTACCAACAATTCTATATATAGCATTTTTAGCATCTTTCGCATCAATTCCTGGAATTTCACCAGTGGCAGCACCTTTCAATGAAGCTATGGCTCATCTAGATTTATTGCCACTTTGTACACCAATTTTGGCATACGCTGGAATTTCATCAGCAAAAGAATTAGATTCATTCAAAAAACAAGGTCTAAAAATAGTAGTAATAACATTATGTGCCCTAGTAGGAACTTATATAGGCTCAGCTGTTATTGCAAATATTGTATTAAAATTGATGGGAACAGTTTAATAATTTATAGAACCTTCCAAAATTTGAAGTTACCCATAGAAATGGACACAATATTTAATTAATTAGTTATAGTGGATGCTAACCTATATCTTATAGGTGGCATCCATGTTTTAAATTTTCTGGACCATGAAGTTTTTCTAACTTAAAGCATTTTCTGATTGCATCATGAAATATTTTATCCTTAACTCCTTCAGGTGTATCCGCCCATTTTCATTCTCTGTACTACTGTATACATTCTTTTTTTAATTCATAACTATATTTCATAAAAATACCCTCCTTACTGAGTTTTCTAGTAAAGAGGGTACATATCATTTTATCAGATGAGTTAATTTTTTAATATCTTTCATAATTACCTGATTTTAAACTTTCTGTAAGTTTAGATGGCTTCTTTCTTATATTTTCAACAATGGTAAATTCTGACCTATTTACAGCAGCGAGTTTTGTATCATCGGACCATATTTTGCAATCTACAGTAACAGTCCTTTTTCCTCTTTTAATTATTTCAGATTTGGCATAAATATATTTAGTATCCAAAATTGGTCTTAAAAAATTAGTATATGAGCTTTGAGTTGGAGCGGTATATTTTAATTGATTGGCCAGAATACCAGTTGCAACATCAGCAAGGGCCATAATTATAGCTCCGTGTACAGCTCCAAGTTCATTTTTATATTCATCTTTAAAGGGGATTCTCATCTCCAAATATTGATCATTCATTTCATGTATTTCTACACCTAAAGTATCGTTAAATGTCATAAACTCCTCCGTACATTAGATACTTATACCCTTAAAGCGTAAAATGTTGTAGAATATATATAGTATAATTATAATATTTAGAATAATAGGAGCAATTAGTGAAGATAAATAGAAAAATTTTTAGTGTATTATTCCTTAGTGTTTTTTTGGTAGCTTGTTCTAGCAAAGAAGCTGAACCTACTAGCGAAGAAGAAGTAGTTAGAACAGCTGATTTGATTGAAAATATCAACCAAAGCCAAAATGATGAAAACATTGATGAAAATATTCAAAACGAGGAAGTAATAGAAGAAAATAGCCAGGAAGTTGATAAAAAAGAAACTGAAGAAGATCAAGAAGACCAACAGTTATATACAGTTAAGATAAAGACTTTTGGCGATATCATGGCTCACCTAGCTCAAATCCAATACGCCTACAACAAGGGTGGCGGGGCCTACGATTTTTCAGATTCATTTGCCTACGTCAGTGATTATATTAGCGATGCAGATATTTCTATAGGAAATTATGAAACAACAACCAATCCTAACTTGGCATATGCAGGATTTCCTAGATTTAATGCGCCAAAGGAATACCTAGAAGCTATCAAAGATGCAGGATTTGATGTCCTTTCAACAGCCAATAACCACTCACTTGACACAGAGGTCGAAGGCTTATTTACAACAATTGAAGCTATGGATGAATTGGGCATTGACCATGTGGGTTCAAAAGAGTCTGGAGAAAGTAGAATTTTGTATAAAAATGTCAATGGAATAAAATTAGCCTTTTTAGCCTATACTTATGGTGCAAATGGTCTAGTTGACCTAGTTCAAGTTAGAGAAGAAATACCGGAACTAAATTACCTTAACCCAGAAGAAATACAATCTGACATCAAAGAGGCGAAGGCAAATGGTGCTGATTTTGTAATAGTCTATCCACATTGGGGCATAGAATATCATTCTGATCCAAGTGCTGACCAAGTAGAACTAGGTAGAGAAATGATTGAATGGGGAGCAGACCTTGTCATAGGCAACCACCCACACGTTGTTGAACCGTACGAATACTACGAAGCTAGTGATGGTAGGACTGGCTTTATAGCCTATGCTCTAGGAAACTTTATCTCTTTTCAAAACCTTGAAAACAACAACGATATTAGAACAGAACAAGCAGTAAGCTACGAGATAGACTTGGCTAAAAATCCTAAAAATGGATCAACATCAATTGAAAATATTGAGGCTCATCCAATCTGGGTGGGTGTAAAATATAATGACTTTGGAACAAGTGTTCAAACACATGTGGCAGAAGATTTCCTAGATGGTGGAAAATACTATGACGAAGTTGATGACTACCAAAGATCGAGAATCCAACAAGCTTATGATATGACTGTTGAAACCATAGATAAGGGAAATTAGAATGAATTCTTTTACAAGTTTTGAACTTTCTATACTAAATGCTATACAAAAAATAAGAAGCCCATTTCTAGATGAATTTATGGTTGCCATATCTTCTCTAGGAAATGGGGCAATACTTTGGATATGTTTAATAATAGTATTCTTATCAACAAAGGAATACAAAAAAATGGCACAAATAATGATTATTGCCTTTATAGGAAACTTAATAATTATAAACCTGGGCCTAAAAAACATCGTTGATAGAACAAGGCCATATGAATACGTTAAGGGACTAGAATTATTAATACCAAAAGTAGGAAATGCCTCATTCCCATCAGGACACAGCTCATATGCTGCCACATTTGCGACAATTATACTATTTATGGGCAAATCAAAATCACTAAGAATATTCACCTTAGTTTTGGCTATTTTAATCTCATTTAGCAGGCTATACCTCCACGTCCACTTTCCGTCAGACGTTCTAGCAGGTATAATACTTGGCATTGTAATAGGAATATTATCAATGAAATTTTATTTTTCGGGATATTATAAAAAACTGCGTTTACAAGGCAAATAAAATATGGTATACTATCTTAGTAACCATTTTGCCGGTGTGTTGGAATTGGCAGACGAGACAGACTCAAACTCTGTTGTCCACCAGGGCGTGTGGGTTCGAGTCCCACCACCGGCACCATAACTCGCCTCCCCGGCGCAGAGAGGGGTCGTGCCCTATAGGCACGAAACAACCGCAACGAAGTGAGGACCTAAAAATCGCCGAAGGCACAATTTAAACAAGCCCGTCCGGCTAAGAGAGGACCCTCCACGGAGTGGTCGTGCTTAAGCACGAAGCCCGCGCGGCTAAAGGAGCGCTCGCGCCAACAAGCGCGAAATAACCGCAGACCCGTAGGGTCGAGGACCAAAAAAGCTTCAATACATATTAAAAATGCTCATAATCCACAGATTATGGGCTTTTTTTAATGCAATCTTTAAAATATCAACCATATGCGTTATACTATTACTAAGGAGTTCTTATGACAAAAACACTAATGTTAATTGATGGATCAAGTTTAATATTTAGGGCTTTTTTTGCTCTGCCTAATCTTACAAATAATGATGGGGTTATGACAAATGGTGTCTATGGATTTTTGACCATGTACCAGAATGCCTTTGATAATTACAAGCCGGATTCAGTACTTGTTGCTTTTGACAGGTCTGGCAAAACTTTCCGTCATGACGAATTTAAAGATTACAAGGCAACTAGAGATAAGATGCCATCAGAACTTTCTTATCAATTTGGTATTTTAAAAGATATCCTTGATTCAATGGGAGTAAAATATACTGACCTTGATGGCTACGAAGCTGACGATATTGTAGGAACCTATGCAAATATGGGCCAAGAAGCTGGTTATAAGGTCGTAGTAATCACTGGAGATAGGGACTATCTGCAGTTGGTTGATGAAAATATTACTGTCTATCTTACCAAAAAGGGTATTTCCGATATGGTGGAATACAACCTTGCAACTATAGAGGAAGAATTTGGTCTAAGTCCAAAGCAGCTCATAGATGTTAAGGGACTTGAGGGTGATAAGTCAGACAATATACCAGGTGTAGATGGTATCGGTCCTAAAAAAGCAATTGGCTTTATCAAAGACTACGGGTCAATAGAGGGGCTTTACGAGCATATAGATGAAGTTTCTGGGAAAAAGACTAAGCAAAATCTGATTGACAGCGAACACATTGCCTATATGAGCAAGAAAATCGGAACCATTGTCACTAATGCACCAGTAGAAATTGACTTAGATGATTTGAAATTAGGTCAAGTTGATGAGAAAAACCTTAGAGAGAAATTTTCTAAGTATAACTTTAATAAATTTATAGAAAAACTTGATAAAAATAGCGATGTAGCAGTAGAAGAAAAATCTTTTGACCTAGATACAACAAATGACTTAAAAGCTTTAGTTGATAAGATAAAAAGTGGCAAAGAATTTACTTTTAAGGCCATATATGATGGGGATAACTACATCCACTCAAATATTCATAAGATTGCTATAAAAACAAAAGATTCAAAAACATTTATCGTAGACCCAGATGAAGATTTTGTTGGAGATTTTAAAGATATTTTTGCAGATGGGAAGATAATAAAGAATTCATTTGATATCAAAGAAGACATAGTCTTACTCGATAAAATCGGCATAGATGTAGAATTACCTTACCATGACCTAATGCTCATGCATTATCTGATAGATCCTTCCAGGTCATCTTATGATGTAAAAACCTTAAGCCAAGCTTACTCTGATTACGAAGTGATAAGCTCGGTTGATCTCATAGGCAAGGGAGCAAAAACAAAATCATATATGGATATAGACCAGGATGATTTGAATAATTACTTAGGATCTGTCCTATACACATTGGAAAATACAAAGGATAAATTAGTTAGCGAACTTAAAGATTATCAAATGTATGACCTTTATGAGGATATAGAAATTAAATTATCCAAGGTTTTATCTGAAATGGAAATTGCTGGATTTGTCACAGATAGAGAGGTTTTAGAAGGCTTAAAAGCTGAAATAGATGAGATTATAGAAAATCTTACAAAAGACATTTATGAGCTGTCAGGATCAGAATTTAATATTAATTCTACCAAGCAACTTGGAGAAGTCTTATTTAAAGACTTGGACTTGCCTGTTATCAAAAAAACCAAAACAGGATTTTCTACTGACGCATCAGTCTTGGAAAAACTTAGGGATAAGCACCAAATAATACCAAAAATCGAACAATACAGGGAAATGTACAAGTTGCGTTCAACCTACATTGAGGGCCTTGAAAATTCTATAGATGAGGATGGTAGGATAAGATCTACTTTTAGACAAAATATTGCATCGACTGGTAGACTTTCTTCAACGGAGCCAAATCTTCAAAACCTACCTATAAGGACTGAAGAGGGCAGAAAAATCAGAAAAGCCTTTAAAGCAAGTCCTGGTATGATTTTGATAGATGCTGACTATTCTCAGATAGAACTTAGGATTCTAGCTTCCCTATCAGAAGATCAAAATATGATAGATGCCTTTATAAATGGTGTAGACATACACACAAAGACAGCATCAGAAGTTTTTGATACTCCACTTGAGGAAGTTACAAAAGTTCAAAGATACAATGCCAAGGCTGTAAACTTTGGGATAATATATGGTATAAGCGACTACGGTCTTTCTCAAAATCTAAATATTCCTAGAAAAGTTGCTAAAGATTATATAGAAAACTACAAGGCAAGTTATCCAAATATCAAAAAATATATGGATAATATTATCAAAGAAGCAAGAGATCAAGGTTATACTGAAACACTATTTCACAGGAGAAGGTATATACCAGAGATTTCATCAAGGAATTTCAACGTAAGAAGCTTTGGTGAGAGAGTTGCATTGAATACTCCAATCCAAGGAACGGCTGCTGATATCATAAAAATAGCTATGATAAAAACTTATGAAAATCTCAAAGAAGCTGGCCTTGATGCTAGAATAATCTTACAAATTCACGATGAGATTATCCTTGAATCAAGCATTGATGATAAGGACCAAGCAATAGAGATATTAAGAAAGTCCATGGAAGAAGCCGCAAAACTTCCTGTCCCACTATTAGTTGATATAGATACTGGAGAGAGTATGTATGAATCCAAGTAAAATAGTAATTACAGGAACCATAGCCTCTGGCAAGTCTACCTTATCAAGGCTATTATCCGATTTGGGTTTTACAGTCCTATCAGCGGATGAAACAAACAGGCGATTATTAGAAGTTGGTGGTTTAAATTACCAGGCTATCAAGAATTCACCTTCCTTTACCGATGCCTTTGATGGTGATAACTTGGATAAGAAAAAATTAGCGAAGATTATTTTTTCAGATGAAGATAAATTATTGGAATTAAATCAATTAACCCACAAAAATATCGTTAATGAGCTAGAAAAAACTATTGATAGCCTGGATGAAAAAGTGGTTTTTGTAGAAATTCCTCTATATTTTCAAATGAAAGAGAAATTTGCTTGTGATGAAGTTTGGCTTGTAACTGCAAATCACGATACCCAAGTAGAAAGGCTGATGGATCGAGATAATATAGATGCATCCTATGCCAAAGAAAAGATAGAAAAGCAAAAAGAGCAAATCCAAATGCAAGAGCAAAGCGATGTAGTTTTTGACAATAGCGGTTCTGTAGCAGATTTGATCAAAGAATTAAAAATAGTTTTGGAAAAAAAGGATTTATTATGAAAGTTTTAAAATTTATAGGAAAAGTCTTAGGATTTATTCTTCTGACAGTCCTTACCCTAGTGGCAGTAAGCTATGGGGTGATTGCCTACCAAACATCTAGAACTCAGATAAATTACCAAGATCAGATAAATGAGTATTCAAATAAATACAATGTCGATCCCTTGCTTACAGCTTCTATTGTAAAGGTCGAATCAGATTTTGATAATGATGCACAATCTCACCAAGGAGCCAAGGGTTTGATGCAGTTATTAGATGAGACGGCCAAACACTCAGCAGAAGTCATAGGAGAGGACTACTATCCAGATAAGCTAAATGACATTTATTATAACCTCAAACTTGGGGTTGGCTATTACAACTACCTATATAATTATTATAACAACAAGGAATTAGCCCTTGCTGCCTACAATGGTGGGGTAGGAAATGTCGACAAATGGATAGATCAAGGAATTCTTGATAAAGTAAATCCAGATATCTCAAAGATACCTTTTGATGAGACAAGGCAATATGTCACAAAGGTTATGGCAAATTATGAAGTTTACAAGACTTTTTATAAGGATGGACTTCCAACTAACCTTGAATTATCAGATTTGGGGCAACTTGCATATAACAATTTTATGATTTTTTTGGGCAATATTTTAGATGATATTGCCTAATTAGTTGCTCAATAATTAAAACTAATTTATAATAGTTAATGGAAAGAAAATAAGAAGGAGATTTTTATGGCCCAAGATGTTTTAACATTTAAAAAGGGTGTACATATAGACGAGTATAAAGAGCTATCTGAAAATAGTGATTTATTAAAATTGGAAGTACCAAAAACTGTGGTTATTCCATTGACTCAACACATAGGCGCCCCAAGCAAATGTTTGGTTAACAAAAAAGATGAAGTGGCAATAGGCGATTTAATCGGCCAGGCTGTTGGTAATTTCTCAGCAAATATCCACTCATCAGTAGCAGGTGTTGTAAGCGATATTATCGATATCCAAACCGCCTCAGGTAAAAACTCACAAGCAGTAGTGATTGATACTGAGGGATATGATCAAGCAAAAGAGTACATACTAAATGATAACGTTAGCTTACAAAAAGAAGAAATTGTAGCAAAAATCAAAGAAGCTGGAATAGTTGGTATGGGTGGAGCAGCCTTCCCAACACATATCAAATATACACCAGCAAAAGCTGTAGATACAGTTATAGTAAATGGTGCAGAATGTGAACCATATGTTACCTGTGATGATTACATATTAAAAAATAGACCAGAAGCAATAGTAAAAGGTCTAGAGCTCTTAGTTACTGCAGCTGGAGCAAAAGAGGGAATCATAGCAATTGAAGATAACAAGGCAAAGGCTTATGAAGTTATAGCAGATTATCTTAAAGATTATGCAAACAATGCAACTAATATGCCAGAACTAAAAGTAGTAAAACTTGCTACAAAATACCCTCAAGGTGATGAAAAAAGATTAATTGATGCAACACTAAATAGAGTAGTGCCATCAGGTGGTCTTCCAATGGATGCTGGAGTAATAGTTTCAAACGTATCAACTGTAAATGCAGTTTATGAAGCTATTTATTATGATAAGCCTCTCATAGAAAGAGTTATGACAGTTACAGGTCACAATGTAGCTAATCCTACAAATATGCTTGTTAAAATTGGTACTCCATTTGATTTTGCCCTAGAAGCGTCAGGAGGTACTAAGGGAGAAATTGGAAAACTTATAAACGGTGGACCAATGATGGGTATTGCCCAACCAAAAACTGACCTTCCAATAGAAAAAGCAACTAACTGTATACTAGTTCAAACAACAGAGGAAGCGATCCCACCAGTTACTGAACCATGTATCAGATGCGCTAGATGTGTAGAAGTATGTCCAGTTAACCTATTACCTCTATATATCCACAAATATTCACTAAAAGAGAAATTTGACAAGGCAGAAGAACTAAGAATTATGGACTGTATAGAATGTGGATCATGTTCTTATATTTGCCCATCAAAGAGACCTCTTGTAGAAGCAATCAGATTTGGTAAGAGACAAATAAGACAAGCAGGTAAATAGGAGGAGATATATGGAAGATACAAAAAGACTATTAGTTACATCTTCTCCACACGTGAGAAGTAACCGCAATGTTAGAAAAGAAATGCTAGATGTAATAATTGCCCTAATTCCAGCAGGAATTGCAGCATTTTATTACTTTGGATATAGGTCCTTAGTTTTAGTTCTAGCATCAGTTTTAACTTGTGTGGCAACAGAAACATTATTTAACAAAGCAAGAAAGAAAGAAAACACAATTCATGACCTATCAGCAGTTGTAACAGGCATCTTACTTGCCTACAACGTGCCATTTACCCTACCAGTTTGGCAAATAGTAATCGGCTCAATATTTGCAATTGCTGTTGTTAAAATGGCCTTTGGTGGACTTGGACAAAATATTGTAAACCCAGCTTTAGCAGCTAGAGCATTTTTACTAGCTTCATGGTCAAGCAATATGAGTAACTTCGTGCCACCTCAAAGAGTAGCAACACTAAAACACGTTAGTGACATTGCATCAGTATCTGCTGCAACACCACTTTCAGATCCAAATGCATATTCTCTTATGGATTTATTTTTAGGAAATATACCAGGATCACTTGGTGAAGTATCAGCACTAGCATTAATTATAGGTTTTATTTACCTATTAATCAGAAGAGTAGTAAGCTTTAAAATGCCACTTATTTACATAGCAACAGCTACAATATTATCTGGCCTATTCACAGGATTTGATAACATCTTAAAAGATATTTTATCAGGTGGTCTATTACTTGGTGGATTTTTCATGTTAACTGACTATACTACAAGCCCTGTTACTCCAAAGGGACAAATAATATATGCAGCTCTAGCAGGACTTATCACAGCTGTTATTAGAGCCTTTGGCGGATATCCAGAAGGGGTAAGCTATTCAATCTTACTTGCAAACCTTGTAGTACCAATAATTGAAAAATATACTATGCCAAAGGTATTTGGTGTGGATTATAGCAAACAAAAAGGAGTAGCAAATGAATAATTTTAAATTAGGTTTAAGATTATTTGTTATAACAGCAGTAGTAGCACTAGCTCTTGCATTTACAAATAGTCTGAC
It contains:
- a CDS encoding PaaI family thioesterase; this translates as MTFNDTLGVEIHEMNDQYLEMRIPFKDEYKNELGAVHGAIIMALADVATGILANQLKYTAPTQSSYTNFLRPILDTKYIYAKSEIIKRGKRTVTVDCKIWSDDTKLAAVNRSEFTIVENIRKKPSKLTESLKSGNYERY
- a CDS encoding CapA family protein; protein product: MKINRKIFSVLFLSVFLVACSSKEAEPTSEEEVVRTADLIENINQSQNDENIDENIQNEEVIEENSQEVDKKETEEDQEDQQLYTVKIKTFGDIMAHLAQIQYAYNKGGGAYDFSDSFAYVSDYISDADISIGNYETTTNPNLAYAGFPRFNAPKEYLEAIKDAGFDVLSTANNHSLDTEVEGLFTTIEAMDELGIDHVGSKESGESRILYKNVNGIKLAFLAYTYGANGLVDLVQVREEIPELNYLNPEEIQSDIKEAKANGADFVIVYPHWGIEYHSDPSADQVELGREMIEWGADLVIGNHPHVVEPYEYYEASDGRTGFIAYALGNFISFQNLENNNDIRTEQAVSYEIDLAKNPKNGSTSIENIEAHPIWVGVKYNDFGTSVQTHVAEDFLDGGKYYDEVDDYQRSRIQQAYDMTVETIDKGN
- a CDS encoding DUF3100 domain-containing protein, yielding MKKKSILTDMRLHIIILLVVIAAEAIGIIPFDLGIVKFKLLPMIYALIIGIIVARRLSKSSISERDMARAGEYVSISCLFLIAFMATAIGPNISTVIKAGPALILQEFGNLGTIFISIPIAVFVFKMDRTAIGSGFSISREEGLGIVANLYGLDSPEGRGVMGSYITGTLLGTIAFSIISSIFVNIPWFSPESLSMAAGTGSASMMSGAIAPIIEAFPEKEQALMGYGATSQVLSAVDTVYVAFFLGIPIAEWLYKICKGKEKYEAEKAALAPTRHIEKKDEKEVNLGFGKTLSKYLGVLCITAVISIAGLYISSIRMGSDSTIADVLVGMLWLFGITVFGLILDLLLQKVHINLPTILYIAFLASFASIPGISPVAAPFNEAMAHLDLLPLCTPILAYAGISSAKELDSFKKQGLKIVVITLCALVGTYIGSAVIANIVLKLMGTV
- the lysS gene encoding lysine--tRNA ligase — protein: MTDQDLNEMLRIKREKLEELKANGKDPHEIVNFKDRTPSKEIKDNFDEFEGKSARIAGRIMAKRGHGNMSFMDIQDESGIIQIVNRKNVIGDEFKEVKKYDIGDIVGVEGEVFKTNQGEISIETHTPQLLTKSLQMLPEKWHGLKDPDLRYRQRYLDLIVNPEVKEVFVLRSKIISEIRKFLDNRGFLEVETPILNTIAGGATARPFITHHNTLDIDMYLRIANELYLKRLIVGGFDKVYEMGRMFRNEGMDATHNPEYTAMELYQAYGDYDDMMEITEHLIETVATNVLGKTSIEYDGNEIELKAPWRRLPMIDAIKEETGIDFNEITSYEDAVAIAKEKNVEVKESRGEIIAEFFEEFVEEKLIQPTFIIDYPVEISPLAKRKNDDKSLTYRFEAFINGKEVANAFSELNDAADQRERFEAQVAKREKGDDEAQMMDYDFVNALEVGLPPTGGLGIGIDRVIMLLTGQHSIRDVLLFPTMKPTGKNAVENKEASVQTIDHEEEVIDFTGVKTEEFYDDIDFDNFAACDFRVVKVKNCEEVPKSKKLLKFTLDDGSGEDRIILSGIKQYYKPEELIGKNLVAIVNLPPRAMMGEESNGMILSAIHEQNGEEGLNVLMVSNRIPAGAKIE
- a CDS encoding phosphatase PAP2 family protein gives rise to the protein MNSFTSFELSILNAIQKIRSPFLDEFMVAISSLGNGAILWICLIIVFLSTKEYKKMAQIMIIAFIGNLIIINLGLKNIVDRTRPYEYVKGLELLIPKVGNASFPSGHSSYAATFATIILFMGKSKSLRIFTLVLAILISFSRLYLHVHFPSDVLAGIILGIVIGILSMKFYFSGYYKKLRLQGK